The Azospirillum baldaniorum genome contains a region encoding:
- the terL gene encoding phage terminase large subunit: MEAETRKKGFFAFVQDWNRQSELTTPRHHLQIAAWLERQAVGVGSFGIGPRLLLIAFRGAGKSSIVGLFAAWMLYQDPNRRLLVLAADLKLAKKMVRNVKRIIERHPDTRGLKPPAKERDQWAADQFTVVRAQELRDPSMVAAGVGGNITGSRADVVICDDVEVPRTSGSPGKRADLRERLAEIDYLLVPGGVQLYVGTPHSYYSIYAEEPRAEAGETRPFLDGFARLVLPVYTDGPDGRRRYAWPQRFGEAHVNRIRKTTGPNKFTSQMLLQPVNEAEGFLDPDRLGRYDGELDYRESAGRAVLTLNGQRMASASCWWDPAFARPAAEGGKLGDSSVVAAVFGGADGRFYLHRVLYLSVDPGDPDTEAEQQCLQVARFLERHHLPAVHVEINGIGRFLPGLLRKALRTEKVGAAVVEEASRRAKALRIREAFDALLADRRLLAHAAVWDTPFIREMREWSPDARYAGRDDGLDAVAGALSCEPFRFDRQPLPGRKPDWRAVAAPPPVGEWDV, translated from the coding sequence ATGGAGGCGGAAACGCGCAAGAAGGGTTTCTTCGCCTTCGTCCAGGATTGGAACCGGCAATCGGAGCTGACCACCCCCCGCCACCATCTGCAGATCGCCGCGTGGCTGGAACGGCAAGCCGTCGGAGTCGGGTCTTTTGGCATCGGGCCGCGCCTGCTGCTGATAGCCTTCCGCGGGGCGGGCAAGTCGTCCATCGTCGGCCTGTTCGCGGCCTGGATGCTCTACCAGGACCCCAACCGGCGGCTGCTCGTCCTGGCGGCGGACCTGAAGCTGGCCAAGAAGATGGTGCGCAACGTCAAGCGCATCATCGAGCGCCATCCCGACACCCGCGGCCTGAAGCCCCCGGCGAAGGAGCGCGACCAGTGGGCGGCCGACCAGTTCACCGTGGTGCGGGCTCAGGAGTTGCGCGACCCCTCCATGGTGGCGGCGGGTGTGGGTGGCAACATCACGGGCAGCCGCGCTGACGTGGTGATCTGCGACGACGTCGAGGTGCCGCGCACCTCCGGCAGTCCGGGCAAGCGCGCCGACCTGCGCGAGAGGCTGGCGGAGATCGACTATCTGCTGGTGCCGGGCGGGGTGCAGCTCTATGTCGGGACGCCGCACAGCTACTACTCCATCTACGCGGAGGAGCCGCGGGCGGAGGCGGGCGAGACGCGGCCTTTCCTGGACGGCTTCGCGCGGCTGGTCCTGCCGGTCTACACCGACGGCCCGGACGGCCGGCGCCGCTACGCCTGGCCGCAGCGCTTCGGCGAGGCCCACGTCAACCGCATCCGCAAGACGACCGGTCCCAACAAATTCACCAGCCAGATGCTGCTGCAGCCGGTCAACGAGGCGGAAGGGTTCCTCGACCCCGACCGGCTGGGCCGCTACGACGGCGAGCTGGACTACCGGGAGTCGGCGGGGCGGGCGGTGCTGACGCTGAACGGCCAGCGCATGGCCTCGGCCTCCTGCTGGTGGGACCCGGCCTTCGCACGCCCGGCGGCGGAGGGCGGCAAGCTTGGCGATTCCAGCGTCGTCGCCGCGGTGTTCGGCGGAGCGGACGGGCGCTTCTACCTGCACCGCGTGCTCTACCTGTCGGTGGACCCCGGCGATCCGGACACCGAGGCGGAGCAGCAGTGCCTCCAGGTCGCCCGCTTCCTGGAGCGGCATCACCTGCCGGCGGTCCATGTGGAGATCAACGGCATCGGACGCTTCCTGCCCGGCCTGCTGCGCAAGGCGCTGCGCACGGAGAAGGTCGGCGCCGCCGTGGTCGAGGAGGCGAGCCGCCGGGCCAAGGCGCTGCGCATCCGCGAGGCGTTCGACGCCCTGCTGGCCGACCGCCGGCTGCTCGCCCACGCCGCGGTGTGGGACACGCCCTTCATTCGCGAGATGCGGGAATGGTCGCCGGACGCACGCTACGCCGGCCGCGACGACGGGCTGGACGCGGTGGCCGGCGCGCTGTCCTGCGAGCCCTTCCGCTTCGACCGCCAGCCGCTGCCGGGCCGCAAGCCGGACTGGCGCGCCGTTGCGGCGCCGCCCCCGGTGGGGGAGTGGGACGTGTGA
- a CDS encoding EAL domain-containing protein, whose protein sequence is MAALTAFLHGLAVATAAASVALGLPELRPGTDPTVGWIGGGLILLAGGVADLHRRLARRQGDTLRRLDHLQKSVDALAERLEQRIAPGAETDNAVPSSAAHEAVLQEVKLLHTLVARLGEPRPPGEREPPAASRPARPEPQAPRSIPDPQPAAGAEATPMDAAAVLEAVREALAADRIDIHLQPIVSLPQRKHRFFEVFSRVRAADGALILPDRYLEIAERAGLMATIDNLLLVRCIQLIRETERRQHAIGFFCNMSAATLSDAAFMRQFLDLLARNQTLVPKLVFELSQQELRAGGAVTMGILSQLSRIGFRFSMDRVSDLDIDVDALLRHEIRYLKLDCTLLLDPALSPRVEALRRRLEGTGIDLIAEKIETEAQLDAILRSGIDFGQGYLFGGPRPARKPPRDNFAVN, encoded by the coding sequence ATGGCGGCCCTGACGGCCTTCCTGCACGGGCTGGCCGTCGCCACGGCGGCGGCCTCGGTCGCCCTCGGCCTGCCGGAACTGCGACCCGGCACCGACCCGACGGTGGGCTGGATCGGCGGTGGGCTGATCCTTCTGGCGGGTGGCGTCGCGGACCTGCACCGCCGCCTGGCCCGCCGGCAGGGTGACACCCTGCGCCGGCTGGACCACCTTCAGAAGAGCGTGGATGCGCTGGCCGAACGGCTGGAGCAGCGGATCGCACCGGGGGCGGAAACCGACAACGCCGTTCCTTCTTCCGCCGCCCACGAGGCCGTGCTTCAGGAGGTCAAGCTCCTGCACACGCTGGTCGCCCGGCTCGGCGAACCCCGACCGCCGGGAGAGCGCGAACCGCCGGCGGCGTCCCGCCCGGCCCGGCCAGAGCCCCAAGCCCCGCGCAGCATTCCGGACCCGCAGCCCGCGGCCGGAGCCGAAGCGACGCCGATGGACGCCGCCGCGGTTCTGGAAGCGGTGCGCGAGGCACTGGCCGCCGACCGGATCGACATCCACCTCCAGCCCATCGTCAGCCTGCCCCAGCGCAAGCACCGCTTCTTCGAGGTGTTCTCGCGCGTGCGCGCCGCCGACGGGGCGCTGATCCTGCCCGACCGTTATCTGGAGATCGCGGAGCGCGCGGGGCTGATGGCCACCATCGACAACCTCCTGCTGGTCCGCTGCATCCAGCTGATCCGCGAGACGGAGCGGCGCCAGCACGCCATCGGCTTCTTCTGCAACATGTCCGCCGCCACGCTCAGCGACGCTGCGTTCATGCGGCAGTTCCTCGATCTGTTGGCCCGGAACCAGACGCTGGTGCCCAAGCTGGTGTTCGAGTTGAGCCAGCAGGAACTGCGGGCGGGCGGGGCGGTGACGATGGGCATTCTGTCGCAGCTGTCCCGCATCGGCTTCCGCTTCTCCATGGACCGGGTGAGCGATCTGGACATCGACGTGGACGCGCTGCTGCGCCACGAGATCCGCTATTTGAAGCTGGACTGCACCCTGCTGCTCGACCCGGCCCTGTCGCCGCGCGTCGAGGCGCTGCGCCGCCGCCTGGAGGGCACGGGGATCGACCTCATCGCCGAGAAGATCGAGACGGAGGCGCAGCTCGACGCGATTCTGCGCAGCGGCATCGACTTCGGTCAGGGCTACCTGTTCGGCGGGCCGCGTCCGGCGCGCAAACCGCCGCGGGATAATTTTGCCGTGAATTAA
- a CDS encoding quinone-dependent dihydroorotate dehydrogenase — protein sequence MIDLFPIVGPVLRSFDPETAHGLTIKALSSGLMPPVREKDDPILRTTVMGLDFANPVGLAAGFDKNAEVVDAMLRLGFGFVEAGSVTPRPQPGNPKPRLFRAPEQGAVINRMGFNNEGLEPFAQRLERRLSGGRKAPGLVGANLGKNKDTVEAADDYVLGVTRVAALADYLVVNVSSPNTPGLRALQGRDPLRTLLGRVLDARSACRLAKAPPVLLKIAPDLTDEDKADIAAVALESGIDGLIVSNTTIARPAEIPEPLRAEAGGLSGRPLFAPSTAVLREMYGLTGGKVPLVGVGGIASGADAYAKIRAGASLVQFYSALVYAGPALVLAIRRDLAALLRRDGFASLSDAVGADHR from the coding sequence GTGATCGACCTGTTTCCCATCGTCGGCCCCGTCCTGCGCAGCTTCGATCCGGAGACGGCGCACGGGCTGACCATCAAGGCCCTGTCGAGCGGGCTGATGCCGCCGGTGCGGGAAAAGGACGATCCCATCCTGCGGACCACGGTGATGGGGCTGGACTTCGCCAACCCGGTCGGCCTCGCCGCCGGTTTCGACAAGAACGCCGAAGTGGTCGACGCCATGCTGCGGCTGGGCTTCGGCTTCGTCGAGGCGGGCAGCGTCACCCCCCGCCCGCAGCCCGGCAACCCCAAGCCGCGCCTGTTCCGCGCGCCGGAGCAGGGGGCCGTCATCAACCGCATGGGTTTCAACAACGAGGGGCTGGAGCCCTTCGCCCAACGGCTGGAGCGACGCCTGTCCGGCGGGCGCAAGGCGCCGGGACTCGTCGGGGCCAACCTTGGCAAGAACAAGGACACGGTGGAGGCGGCCGACGATTACGTCCTCGGCGTGACCCGGGTGGCGGCTCTGGCCGACTATCTGGTCGTCAACGTGTCGTCCCCCAACACGCCGGGCCTGCGTGCGCTCCAGGGGCGCGACCCGCTGCGCACCCTGCTTGGCCGCGTTCTCGACGCCCGGTCGGCCTGCAGGCTGGCCAAGGCGCCGCCCGTCCTGCTGAAGATCGCCCCGGACCTGACCGACGAGGACAAGGCGGACATCGCCGCGGTCGCGCTGGAGTCGGGCATCGACGGGCTGATCGTGTCCAACACCACCATCGCCCGGCCGGCGGAGATCCCGGAGCCGCTGCGCGCGGAAGCCGGCGGCCTGTCCGGCAGGCCGCTCTTCGCGCCTTCCACCGCCGTCCTGCGCGAGATGTACGGGCTGACCGGCGGCAAGGTGCCGCTGGTCGGGGTCGGCGGCATCGCGTCGGGCGCCGACGCCTACGCCAAGATCCGCGCCGGCGCCTCGCTGGTGCAGTTCTACTCCGCGCTGGTCTATGCCGGGCCGGCGCTGGTTCTGGCGATCCGGCGCGACCTTGCCGCCCTGCTGCGCCGCGACGGCTTCGCCTCGCTGAGCGACGCCGTGGGGGCGGATCACCGCTGA
- a CDS encoding DUF952 domain-containing protein gives MTERIIFHMCRAAEWEQALAAGAYHGSSQDAADGFIHFSTGAQVEESAAKHRAGQDGLVLLTVDGAALGDALRWEPSRGGQLFPHLYGPLPPAAVLRADPLPLGPDGRHVFPATFKDTAP, from the coding sequence ATGACTGAACGGATCATCTTTCATATGTGCCGCGCCGCGGAGTGGGAGCAGGCGCTCGCCGCCGGGGCCTACCACGGCTCGTCGCAGGATGCGGCGGACGGCTTCATCCATTTCTCCACCGGCGCCCAGGTCGAGGAAAGTGCCGCCAAGCACCGCGCCGGTCAGGACGGCCTCGTCCTGCTGACCGTGGACGGCGCCGCGCTGGGCGACGCGCTCCGGTGGGAGCCGTCGCGCGGCGGCCAGCTCTTTCCCCATCTCTACGGCCCGCTGCCGCCCGCGGCGGTGCTGCGCGCCGACCCGCTGCCGCTGGGGCCGGACGGCCGCCACGTCTTTCCGGCGACCTTCAAGGATACCGCACCGTGA
- a CDS encoding cell wall hydrolase, with amino-acid sequence MRARVLKPEPGSAVPPQGPSADPPGQAVDTLARTLWGEARGESVRAMEAVAAVVMNRVSRARDQGGWWWGNDVVAVCRLPGQFPCWDPDAPGRLGLLSVTAADPVFAAAQRIARRAVAGLLDDPTGGATHLHRAGANPQWAQGRSVCAEIGGLQFYDDVE; translated from the coding sequence ATGAGGGCGCGCGTCCTGAAGCCGGAGCCCGGATCGGCCGTTCCGCCGCAGGGGCCGTCCGCCGATCCGCCCGGCCAAGCCGTCGACACGCTCGCCCGGACCCTGTGGGGGGAGGCGCGCGGCGAGTCCGTGCGGGCCATGGAGGCGGTGGCGGCGGTCGTGATGAACCGCGTCAGCCGGGCGCGCGATCAGGGAGGATGGTGGTGGGGGAATGACGTGGTCGCCGTCTGCCGTCTGCCGGGACAGTTTCCCTGCTGGGACCCGGACGCGCCGGGACGGCTGGGGCTGCTGTCGGTCACCGCCGCGGACCCGGTCTTCGCCGCCGCCCAGCGGATCGCCCGCCGCGCGGTGGCCGGTCTGCTCGACGACCCGACGGGCGGAGCGACTCACCTGCACCGGGCAGGGGCGAACCCGCAATGGGCGCAGGGGCGCAGCGTCTGTGCCGAGATCGGCGGGTTGCAGTTCTACGACGACGTCGAATGA